One genomic segment of Scylla paramamosain isolate STU-SP2022 chromosome 11, ASM3559412v1, whole genome shotgun sequence includes these proteins:
- the LOC135104913 gene encoding B-cell receptor-associated protein 31-like, which yields MSIQWTLIAGVMYIELAATVLLLIPFISPTRWHQIFKSRFLRSIGNMSHIYFKMFLLLLVLFFIDAIREMRKYGGELAEQSRGDHGHHLDAEMQAHMRLFRAQRNFYISGFSLFLWVVLQRLATLISRLAVTMADSEAAMKQAKSASDAAAQLLKQEKVEQEEDQQKEANVSNEIKELKEDKKRLEAERDAALKQASAVSREYDRLMEEHADLQAKLKKAEGVVESKKDD from the exons ATGAGTATTCAGTGGACATTGATTGCAGGGGTGATGTATATTGAGCTGGCAGCTACTGTGCTGCTGCTCATACCTTTCATTTCCCCCACAAG ATGGCATCAGATCTTCAAGTCCAGGTTCCTGCGCAGCATTGGAAATATGTCTCATATATATTTCAAGATGTTCCTACTGTTGCTTGTACTGTTCTTTATAG ATGCCatcagagagatgaggaagtATGGTGGGGAGCTTGCAGAACAGAGTCGGGGAGACCACGGCCACCACTTGGATGCTGAGATGCAGGCTCACATGAGACTCTTCAGGGCACAGCGAAATTTCTACAtctctggtttctctctcttcctctgggT GGTGCTGCAGCGTCTGGCCACCCTCATCTCTCGGCTGGCTGTCACTATGGCTGACAGTGAAGCTGCCATGAAGCAGGCCAAGAGTGCCTCTGATGCTGCTGCTCAGCTGCTCAAGCAGGAAAaagtggagcaggaggaagaccaACAGAAAGAAGCCAATGTCTCAAATGAAATCAAAGAGCTGAAGGAAG ATAAGAAACGCTTGGAGGCAGAGCGTGATGCAGCATTGAAGCAAGCTTCTGCTGTGAGCCGAGAGTATGACCGCCTGATGGAGGAACATGCTGATTTACAAGCAAAGCTGAAGAAGGCTGAAGGTGTGGTAGAATCAAAGAAGGATGATTAA